The region ACGCCACCCTGGCGCGGTTTCGCGATCGCCGTGAGCGCGACCTGGTGCTGGCCATGACCCACGAGGAGGCGGTGGCGTTCCACGCGGCTGCCGAGATCACCTCCTACCGGCAGCTCCCGGCGCTGGTGTACCAGGTGCAGACCAAGTTCCGCGACGAGCTGCGCCCGCGCGGCGGGCTGATCCGGGTGCGCGAGTTCCGGATGAAGGACTCCTACTCGTTGGACCGCGACCAGGCCGGACTCGAGCGCCAGTACCGCGCCCACTACGAGGCCTACGGACGCATCGGCCGGCGGGTCGGCGTGCCGCTTACCGCGGTGCGCAGCGACACCGGCATGATGGGCGGCGCGGTCGCGCACGAGTTCATGTACCTCACCTCCGCCGGCGAGGACAGTCTCGCGCTGTGCGGTCAGTGCGGTTACGCCGCCAACCGCGACGTGGCCGAGTTCGCGCTCGAACCGGCAGCCGGCGAGCAGGCGGCGTTGGAGGAGGTGCACACCCCCGGCACCGCCACCATCGACGACCTGGCCGCCTGCCTGGGCATCGCGCCGCGGCAGACGGCCAAGATGGTGTTCTACGCCGCCGCCGCGACCGATGCGGGCGGAGCCGGTCATGCGTCCGGGAGCGGCGCAGAGAGAGTTGCGGTGGTGGCGGCAATCGTGCGCGGCGACCTGGAGGTCAACCCGATCCAGGTGCAGCACCTGGCCGGTGTGGGGGAGTTGCGCCCCGCGCACGAGGACGAGATCGCCGCCACCGGCATGGTGCCGGGGTTCGCGTCGCCGGTAGGCATCGATCCGGGAGCGGCGATCTTCGTGGTGGACCGCCAGGTGGCGGAGAGCGCCAACCTGGTGATGGGCGCCAACCGCGCCGACTTTCACCTGCGCAACGTGTGCTGCGGGCGCGACTACCAGCCGACGGTGGTGGGCCCGGTGGCCGCCGCCTTCGACGGCGCGCCGTGCGCCGCCTGCGGCAGTCCGCTACGGCTCGCCCGCGGCGTCGAGGTGGGCAACATATTCCAGCTCGGCACCCGCTACGCCGAAGCGCTGGAAGCGCGCTTCACCGACGAGGCGGGCAGCGCGCACCCCATCGTGATGGGTTCCTACGGCATCGGCCTGGAGCGGCTGCTGGCCTGCGTTGCCGAGGAGCACCGCGACGAGCACGGCCTGGTACTGCCGGTGTCGGTAGCACCGTACCAGGTCGCCCTGGTCGCCCTGGCACGCAAGGAGGAGACCTGGCAGGCGGCCGAGCGCGTGTTCGCCGACCTGGTGGCCGCCGGCATCGAGGTGCTGTACGACGACCGC is a window of Spirochaetaceae bacterium DNA encoding:
- a CDS encoding proline--tRNA ligase, encoding MQRTERVGQRVSSLFGSTLRHTPAEADLESHALLLRAGYVRQLAAGIFSLLPLGWRALRKIEQILREEMDRIGGQELSLPVVHPADLWQATGRWQQIDATLARFRDRRERDLVLAMTHEEAVAFHAAAEITSYRQLPALVYQVQTKFRDELRPRGGLIRVREFRMKDSYSLDRDQAGLERQYRAHYEAYGRIGRRVGVPLTAVRSDTGMMGGAVAHEFMYLTSAGEDSLALCGQCGYAANRDVAEFALEPAAGEQAALEEVHTPGTATIDDLAACLGIAPRQTAKMVFYAAAATDAGGAGHASGSGAERVAVVAAIVRGDLEVNPIQVQHLAGVGELRPAHEDEIAATGMVPGFASPVGIDPGAAIFVVDRQVAESANLVMGANRADFHLRNVCCGRDYQPTVVGPVAAAFDGAPCAACGSPLRLARGVEVGNIFQLGTRYAEALEARFTDEAGSAHPIVMGSYGIGLERLLACVAEEHRDEHGLVLPVSVAPYQVALVALARKEETWQAAERVFADLVAAGIEVLYDDRPDLSAGVKFNDADLRGLPLRVVIGERSLAAGGAELSHRGERDRRTIPLHALPATLHEEITALRASFTVAP